A window of Mytilus edulis chromosome 10, xbMytEdul2.2, whole genome shotgun sequence contains these coding sequences:
- the LOC139491991 gene encoding allograft inflammatory factor 1-like, producing the protein MSTTNGNLDLADKQGGKKFGVLKKRQEEELSDINKEYETDDCYSEIEDLPQQLVAYKAQFMEFDLDNSGDIDEMELKQMLEKLGTPKTHKEVKKMIQEVDTNNSGTIHYREFLNMMLGKKSTVLKIILMFEQRSKEKAKPQGLPAKRDISSLP; encoded by the exons GTGGGAAGAAGTTTGGTGTTTtaaagaagcgacaagaagaggAACTGTCTGACATAAATAag GAATATGAAACAGACGATTGTTATTCTGAAATTGAAGATCTGCCACAGCAGCTGGTGGCTTATAAAG CACAATTTATGGAGTTTGATCTAGATAATTCAGGTGATATAG ATGAAATGGAATTAAAACAAATGTTAGAAAAACTTGGAACGCCGAAAACGCATAAAGAAGTGAAGAAAATGATACAAGAAGTAGACACGAATAATTCCGGGACAATCCATTACAGGGAGTTCTTAAATATGATGTTAGGGAAAAAATCAACAGTACTGAAAAT aattttaATGTTCGAACAAAGGAGTAAAGAAAAAGCAAAACCTCAAGGTCTTCCCGCCAAACGAGACATCAGCAGCTTACCTTGA